A window from Calliopsis andreniformis isolate RMS-2024a chromosome 5, iyCalAndr_principal, whole genome shotgun sequence encodes these proteins:
- the Rat1 gene encoding 5'-3' exoribonuclease 2 Rat1, whose translation MGVPAFFRWLSRKYPSVIVECIEQKPITTNGVRVPVNSADPNPNGVEFDNLYLDMNGIIHPCTHPEDKPAPKNEDEMMEAIFECIDRLFSIVRPRKLLYMAIDGVAPRAKMNQQRSRRFRASKETSEKINEIKRIRTELSLKGASLPPEKPKEDHFDSNCITPGTPFMARLSKCLHYYIHDRLNNDPGWRNIKVILSDANVPGEGEHKIMDFIRRQRAQPDHDPNTQHVLCGADADLIMLGLATHEPNFTIIREEFKPNKPKPCDICGQLGHEMKECTGAEPNQKEEENAFGSECQYIFVRLNVLREYLERELQMPNLPFKYDFERAIDDWVFMCFFVGNDFLPHLPSLEIREGAIDRLVNLYKKAVYKTGGFLTDSGDVNLDRVQLIMSELGDVEDEIFKKRQQNELAFKQREKDKKRRMQAISNYKPKWIPTGQFAPTPLGGQVKPVENARYEAYQMRVQGRDYSTSASDRTKGNANEALESMMRPENSSGRGQKRKIDEVEAEESDDDQAHDEVRLWEDGFKDRYYESKFDVSPENLQFRNNVALQYVRGLCWVLRYYYQGCASWKWYFPYHYAPFASDFINIGGLSTEFEKGTIPFRPLEQLMGVFPAASSKHVPAPWAKLMSDPRSPIIDFYPEDFKIDLNGKKFAWQGVALLPFVDEKRLFKALEPYYECLTEAEKKRNIRGDDRLYVGLGNSGYNFVKGLYTNRIGFDVETSICIDGMRGTVLLAEDCVGEGATLPSPINGPPVRNNKVYCVRFRDPKYGANFIFPARKLKGAKEPPRVLKPQDFEQMNRNTGNTWKPQIGFTPSTQTASLSEAGRRMLGHYTNHNRVPPPYAAMSASQTVYSAHHGYQSADYQRGYESTSSNQAAQMAGPWARGYGVPHNYQRYQQQDYQQRSSYSTQPYGRNNYHTQQYNNYHQQRNYSSNYQGNGNGSGGNRGGWRR comes from the exons ATGGGTGTACCAGCATTTTTTCGGTGGTTGAGTAGAAAATACCCTTCCGTGATCGTCGAATGCATCGAACAAAAG CCAATAACTACCAATGGTGTAAGAGTTCCTGTGAATTCAGCAGACCCTAATCCAAATGGGGTAGAATTTGATAATTTGTATTTGGATATGAATGGTATTATACATCCATGCACCCATCCAGAAGATAA GCCAGCACCAAAAAATGAAGACGAAATGATGGAAGCTATTTTTGAGTGTATTGATCGGTTGTTTAGTATTGTGAGACCTAGAAAATTACTTTACATGGCAATTGACGGAGTT gCACCTAGAGCTAAAATGAATCAACAAAGATCAAGAAGATTTAGAGCATCAAAAGAAACAAGTgaaaaaattaatgaaataaaaagaatacGTACTGAATTGAGCCTTAAAGGGGCTTCTTTACCACCAGAAAAACCAAAAGAGGATCATTTTGACAGCAATTGTATTACACCG GGTACACCATTTATGGCAAGATTGTCAAAGTGTTTGCATTATTATATACATGATCGTTTAAACAATGATCCAGGCTGGAGAAACATTAAAGTGATTTTGAGTGACGCAAATGTACCAGGTGAAGGGGAACATAAAATAATGGATTTTATACGTAGACAAAGAG CACAACCTGATCACGATCCTAACACACAACACGTTTTGTGTGGAGCCGATGCTGATTTAATTATGTTGGGTCTTGCAACACATGAACCTAATTTTACTATTATTCGCGAAGAGTTTAAGCCAAATAAACCTAAACCGTGCGATATATGCGGTCAGTTAGGACATGAGATGAAAGAATGTACAGGTGCAGAGCCTAAtcagaaagaagaagaaaatgcTTTTGGATCAGAATGCCAGTATATATTTGTGCGATTAAATGTACTCAGAGAATATTTAGAGAGAGAATTGCAAATGCCTAATCTACCATTTAAGTACGATTTCGAGCGTGCTATCGATGATTGGGTGTTCATGTGTTTCTTCGTAGGAAATGATTTTCTACCTCATCTCCCATCATTGGAAATTAGAGAAGGGGCAATCGATAGACTTGTTAATTTATACAAAAAAGCAGTATATAAAACAGGA GGATTCTTAACAGATAGCGGGGATGTAAATTTGGACAGAGTTCAGTTGATAATGTCCGAACTCGGCGATGTTGAGGATGAAATTTTCAAGAAGCGACAGCAGAATGAATTAGCCTTTAAGCAGCGCGAAAAGGATAAAAAGAGAAGAATGCAGGCAATCAGTAACTACAAACCAAAATGGATCCCAACTGGACAGTTCGCACCTACA ccTTTAGGTGGACAAGTCAAGCCAGTAGAAAATGCACGTTACGAAGCTTATCAGATGCGTGTTCAAGGTAGAGACTACAGCACTTCTGCCTCTGATCGCACAAAAGGCAACGCTAATGAGGCTCTCGAAAGCATGATGCGTCCTGAg AATTCATCCGGCAGAGGACAGAAACGTAAAATTGACGAAGTTGAGGCCGAAGAATCAGACGATGATCAAGCACATGACGAGGTCAGGTTGTGGGAAGATGGCTTTAAAGATCGTTATTATGAATCGAAATTTGACGTGTCTCctgaaaatttgcaatttag AAATAACGTGGCTCTACAATATGTTCGCGGATTGTGTTGGGTCTTACGTTATTACTACCAAGGTTGTGCTTCATGGAAATGGTATTTTCCGTATCATTATGCACCGTTCGCTAGCGATTTCATAAACATTGGCGGATTGTCCACTGAATTTGAAAAAGGAACTATACCG TTCCGTCCATTGGAACAATTAATGGGCGTATTTCCAGCAGCTAGCAGTAAACATGTTCCTGCACCGTGGGCGAAGTTGATGAGTGATCCA AGATCaccgattattgatttttatccGGAAGACTTCAAGATAGATCTGAATGGTAAAAAATTCGCTTGGCAGGGAGTCGCTTTACTCCCTTTTGTGGATGAGAAGAGATTGTTTAAGGCTCTGGAACCATACTACGAATGCCTcacagaagcagaaa AAAAACGAAACATTCGTGGCGACGATCGCCTATATGTCGGTCTTGGTAATAGTGGCTACAACTTTGTAAAAGGACTTTACACCAATCGAATAGGATTTGACGTAGAAACTTCAATATGCATAGACGGTATGCGCGGTACGGTATTATTGGCAGAAGATTGCGTAGGAGAAGGAGCTACTTTGCCTTCTCCCATAAATGGGCCTCCAGTCAGGAACAACAAAGTCTACTG CGTGAGGTTTAGAGATCCAAAGTATGGCGCTAACTTCATTTTCCCTGCAAGGAAATTGAAGGGTGCCAAAGAGCCACCGAGAGTTTTGAAGCCACAAGACTTCGAGCAAATGAACCGCAATACTGGAAATACTTGGAAACCACAAATTGGTTTCACTCCATCCACACAGACTGCTTCCTTAAGTGAGGCAGGACGAAGAATGCTTGG ACATTATACAAACCATAACAGAGTGCCACCACCATACGCAGCCATGTCAGCATCACAAACTGTTTACTCAGCGCATCACG